A single genomic interval of Caballeronia sp. NK8 harbors:
- the tssL gene encoding type VI secretion system protein TssL, long form: MNTDATQFPAMSAWPDGTTDVAGKPDGSAAANEPREEQTLAGLISRIPPGEQQAARLGVIEQARNPLLEAARPLLRALAEIPRDLGKVEINALHQLLKDEVRDFQRLCEQANLRREHMLGARYCLCTALDEAAMQTNWGTQASGVEWISKGLATEFHEDRQGGVKVYLLIGRLMAQPQEHIDLLEVIFRILSLGFMGRYRQEPDGARKHDAVRQRLYHEIQANQGPVPTPLSPHPNSDARGKRFSVYDFPVWITFASFGLVLLALFGWFKYHLLSDGTSIEKQIIDIGRMTPPAAPRVLRLRALLKDEIAAGTVSVNEDARHSAVTFRGDAMFMPGGINVAASMAPLIAKIAREVAKVPGKVAITGYTDNIPVKSRQFASNDALSLERATQVMQMLQASGVPAGRLEAIGRGDADPIGDNATAQGRAQNRRVEIAVTP, encoded by the coding sequence ATGAATACGGACGCAACGCAATTTCCGGCGATGTCGGCCTGGCCTGACGGCACGACTGATGTGGCGGGCAAACCCGACGGTTCCGCGGCCGCCAATGAGCCGCGCGAAGAACAGACGCTCGCCGGGCTGATCAGCCGCATCCCGCCCGGGGAGCAGCAGGCGGCACGTCTGGGAGTGATCGAACAGGCGCGAAACCCGCTGCTGGAGGCGGCGCGCCCGCTTCTGCGCGCGCTCGCCGAGATCCCCCGCGACCTCGGCAAAGTGGAAATCAACGCACTGCACCAGTTGCTGAAAGACGAAGTGCGTGACTTCCAGCGCTTGTGCGAACAAGCCAATCTGCGCCGCGAGCACATGCTGGGCGCGCGCTACTGCCTGTGCACGGCGCTCGATGAAGCCGCCATGCAGACAAATTGGGGCACGCAGGCGTCAGGTGTCGAATGGATCAGCAAAGGGCTGGCCACGGAGTTTCACGAAGACCGCCAGGGTGGCGTCAAGGTTTATCTGCTGATCGGCCGTCTCATGGCGCAACCCCAGGAACATATCGATCTGCTGGAAGTGATATTCCGGATCCTGAGTCTGGGCTTCATGGGTCGCTACCGGCAGGAGCCAGACGGCGCCCGCAAGCACGATGCCGTACGCCAGCGGCTCTATCACGAGATACAGGCCAATCAGGGGCCGGTGCCGACTCCCCTCTCGCCGCACCCGAATTCCGATGCGCGCGGCAAGCGGTTCTCCGTCTACGACTTCCCGGTATGGATCACGTTCGCGTCGTTCGGGCTCGTCCTGCTCGCGCTGTTTGGCTGGTTCAAGTACCACTTGCTTAGCGACGGTACATCGATCGAGAAGCAGATCATCGACATCGGCCGTATGACGCCGCCCGCGGCGCCTCGTGTGCTGCGACTGCGCGCGTTGCTGAAGGACGAGATCGCCGCCGGCACCGTGAGCGTAAATGAAGATGCCCGGCATAGCGCCGTCACCTTCCGGGGAGACGCGATGTTCATGCCGGGCGGCATCAACGTCGCTGCATCGATGGCGCCGTTGATCGCGAAGATCGCGCGCGAAGTGGCGAAGGTGCCGGGCAAGGTCGCGATCACCGGCTATACCGACAACATTCCGGTCAAGAGCCGTCAGTTCGCCTCGAACGACGCGCTCTCGCTCGAGCGCGCGACGCAAGTCATGCAGATGCTGCAGGCCTCCGGGGTACCGGCCGGACGACTTGAGGCCATCGGCCGCGGTGACGCGGATCCGATCGGCGACAACGCCACGGCGCAAGGCCGCGCCCAGAATCGGCGCGTCGAAATTGCTGTGACGCCTTGA
- the tssM gene encoding type VI secretion system membrane subunit TssM: MKKLLSFLGSRWFLATIALILLALGVWFIGPYVAFGGLKPLESVALRVTVIALILCGVLLWLKGFSTAVVFGALLCLLIWYAAPLLSFGESRPLAPVEARVIAISVVIAVFVAWALYWVWGRMRSDEQFLKKALAVDRKDKSPAAAQLRALEVRMKEVLGRLKSMRTSARGVGRLFQGTRYLYELPWYITLGAAGSGKTRAILNAGIPTPNGNARGFAQSAASSGTAVNWWLTNEAVFIDTAGYYTHLGKSTHSLPSPGDAASVQSLPTSTAFDEVLQRRNADSDEWLGFLGLLRRHRPRAPINGALLTIDLGTLTHPSPTVRETEADALRMRLAELRGTLGIRFPIYLIVTQMDRLSGFSDYFASLTEENRAQIWGFTLPLACASLEDRCAEELARLSERVFAGVNTRLEDEYDVERRCRLAALPEAFSALIAPLSDVLAHLFVESRYDNTEQHTMLRGVYFTSATQGDVAHVAEPLTIMQRLGTGVKRGFATDAVSATASKSYFLRDVFRKVIFPEAHLVQPNLRWEYRFRLLRLIGHALAVLLFVWLAVALHVSFGNNSDYLQAIARKTQSLSTKITQLYRDPKPDAVPDALTEARYLPAWTGLDLTNPDASFRYGLYVAPGIVDVSGETYRALENNLLVPQIVHRIEAVLEQSIASQDTKSAYDALRVYLMLYDRARFNGGEIKAWVLGDWAKTDSASIYGGRASMLGHLEQLFSGEHIVQSPLIRNDGLIERARVFLDASNGTQRLYDRAKAAMQQDAPDDFTLLRVVGPQAGTSFTRASGAPLSRGVPGIFTFDGYHNVFDKRLSEFLQTAREDDAWVMGRPYLSNWSGSLHAAQKKTLEFAKTATGADDALTDAVRRLYLTEYARHWADFLGDVRAVTGSSLSFNLQILRQFAAPDSPLARLALAAARETTLTKTLTTQDSTLIDKVDGKLTEKAKALGIRAQDRVERELVDDRFAALREMVTGNAQARAEGQPQAAQAGKTGLDGVTTLLNDAYTAFTIADNALANNSLPPANDASAKLKMAANTMPAPFRDVLLGLATQGSRDVNQGVGQLLSRQTQAAVGDACRLAVEGHYPFAPQSTRDISIDDFTRMFAQGGLFDDFFTKNLAPFVDTSSQPWRYKTLPGSTEPVQGPDLEPFQHAQSIRNVFFGDQGKQLAWKAELRVPELDPTILSLAIDIDGQSTLYQHGPVTPLKINWPGPRGGVHVEITANPRIRADTSTIAVDGPWALMRLMSKGQIVQTATAGRTRVVFDFDGRKAALDIANSGSVANPLTSDVLTTFHCPSTVALFNLVDSGPPPGLPAASTAPHAPDAVR, translated from the coding sequence ATGAAGAAGTTGTTGTCCTTCCTGGGTTCGCGCTGGTTTCTCGCGACCATCGCGCTCATTCTGCTCGCCCTTGGCGTGTGGTTCATCGGCCCGTACGTGGCATTTGGCGGCCTCAAGCCGCTCGAGAGCGTCGCGCTGCGCGTGACGGTGATCGCGCTGATTCTGTGCGGCGTGCTGCTGTGGCTCAAGGGCTTTTCCACCGCCGTCGTGTTCGGGGCGCTCCTGTGCCTTCTGATCTGGTATGCCGCGCCCTTGCTGAGCTTCGGAGAATCCAGGCCGCTCGCGCCGGTCGAGGCACGCGTGATCGCGATCAGCGTCGTCATCGCCGTCTTCGTGGCGTGGGCGTTGTATTGGGTATGGGGCCGCATGCGCAGCGATGAGCAGTTCCTGAAAAAAGCGCTCGCCGTCGACAGGAAAGACAAATCGCCCGCCGCCGCGCAATTGAGGGCGCTCGAAGTCCGCATGAAAGAGGTACTCGGGCGGCTGAAGTCCATGCGTACGAGCGCACGCGGCGTCGGCCGGCTTTTTCAGGGCACGCGATACCTGTACGAACTGCCTTGGTACATCACGCTCGGCGCCGCGGGATCGGGCAAGACCCGTGCGATCCTGAACGCCGGGATCCCAACGCCCAACGGCAACGCCCGTGGCTTCGCGCAGTCAGCCGCGTCATCGGGTACGGCGGTGAACTGGTGGCTCACCAACGAAGCCGTGTTCATCGACACTGCGGGCTATTACACGCACCTCGGCAAATCGACGCATTCGCTACCTTCTCCCGGGGACGCCGCGAGCGTCCAGTCGCTCCCGACCAGCACGGCGTTCGACGAAGTATTGCAACGCCGCAACGCCGATAGCGACGAATGGCTCGGCTTTCTGGGACTGTTGCGCCGGCATCGTCCTCGTGCGCCGATCAATGGCGCGCTGCTCACGATCGATCTCGGCACCCTCACCCACCCGAGCCCGACCGTGCGCGAAACCGAGGCTGACGCGCTGCGCATGCGTCTGGCCGAACTGCGCGGCACCTTGGGTATCCGCTTTCCGATCTACCTGATCGTCACGCAGATGGACCGCCTGAGCGGTTTCTCGGACTACTTCGCGTCGCTGACCGAGGAGAATCGCGCGCAGATATGGGGATTCACCTTGCCGCTCGCGTGTGCATCGCTCGAAGATCGATGTGCGGAGGAGTTGGCGCGCCTGTCGGAGCGCGTCTTCGCCGGAGTCAACACGCGCCTGGAAGACGAATACGATGTCGAGCGCCGCTGCCGGCTTGCGGCCTTGCCCGAGGCGTTCTCCGCACTCATCGCACCCTTGTCGGATGTACTGGCGCATCTGTTCGTCGAATCGCGCTATGACAACACCGAGCAGCACACGATGTTGCGCGGCGTATATTTCACCAGCGCCACGCAAGGCGACGTTGCGCACGTGGCGGAGCCGCTCACGATCATGCAACGACTCGGCACGGGCGTGAAGCGCGGGTTCGCGACCGATGCGGTCTCCGCCACGGCGAGCAAGAGCTACTTCCTGCGCGACGTGTTCAGGAAGGTGATCTTTCCAGAAGCGCATCTCGTGCAACCCAACTTGCGCTGGGAATATCGTTTCCGCCTGCTTCGCCTCATCGGACACGCACTGGCGGTGCTGCTTTTCGTCTGGCTCGCGGTGGCGCTGCACGTGAGCTTCGGCAACAACAGCGACTATCTGCAGGCGATTGCCCGCAAGACGCAGTCTCTGTCCACGAAAATCACGCAACTGTATCGCGATCCCAAGCCCGACGCCGTGCCCGACGCCCTCACCGAAGCCCGCTATTTGCCGGCGTGGACCGGCCTCGATCTCACGAACCCCGATGCCAGTTTCCGCTACGGACTGTATGTCGCGCCGGGTATCGTCGACGTGAGCGGCGAGACGTATCGTGCGCTCGAGAACAATCTGCTGGTGCCGCAGATCGTGCATCGCATCGAGGCAGTGCTCGAGCAGTCCATCGCCAGTCAGGACACGAAATCGGCCTACGACGCATTGCGCGTCTATCTGATGCTCTACGACCGCGCGAGATTCAACGGCGGTGAAATCAAGGCATGGGTCCTCGGCGACTGGGCGAAAACCGACAGCGCGTCGATCTATGGCGGCCGCGCATCGATGCTCGGTCATCTCGAGCAGCTATTCTCGGGTGAGCACATCGTTCAATCGCCGCTCATTCGCAACGATGGATTGATCGAGCGCGCCCGCGTTTTTCTCGATGCGAGCAACGGTACGCAGCGCCTTTACGATCGCGCCAAGGCCGCGATGCAACAGGACGCTCCCGACGATTTCACGCTCTTGCGCGTGGTTGGGCCTCAGGCCGGGACGTCGTTCACGCGCGCGAGCGGCGCGCCATTGTCGCGCGGCGTGCCGGGCATTTTCACTTTCGACGGCTATCACAATGTCTTCGACAAACGCCTCTCCGAATTTCTGCAGACGGCGCGCGAGGACGATGCATGGGTAATGGGGCGGCCGTATCTGTCCAACTGGTCGGGATCACTGCACGCGGCTCAAAAAAAAACGCTTGAGTTCGCAAAGACCGCAACGGGCGCCGACGATGCTTTGACGGATGCGGTCCGCCGTCTCTATCTGACGGAGTATGCGCGGCATTGGGCCGATTTCCTCGGTGACGTCCGCGCGGTGACGGGATCGAGCCTCAGCTTCAATCTGCAGATCCTGCGCCAGTTCGCGGCGCCCGATTCTCCGCTTGCGCGCCTCGCGCTCGCGGCAGCGCGCGAGACCACGCTTACGAAGACGTTGACGACTCAGGACAGCACGCTGATCGATAAAGTCGACGGCAAGCTGACAGAGAAAGCGAAAGCCTTGGGCATTCGCGCGCAAGACAGGGTGGAACGGGAACTCGTCGATGACCGTTTCGCGGCGCTGCGCGAGATGGTGACGGGCAATGCTCAAGCCCGCGCGGAAGGACAGCCGCAAGCCGCGCAAGCCGGAAAAACCGGACTCGATGGCGTAACGACGCTGCTCAACGACGCGTACACCGCCTTCACCATCGCCGACAACGCGCTGGCCAACAATAGCCTGCCTCCCGCGAACGATGCCTCCGCGAAGCTCAAGATGGCCGCCAACACGATGCCCGCGCCCTTTCGCGACGTGTTGCTCGGGCTTGCGACACAAGGCTCGCGCGATGTGAATCAGGGCGTGGGCCAGTTGCTTTCGCGCCAGACGCAGGCGGCCGTCGGGGACGCATGCCGTCTGGCGGTCGAAGGTCACTACCCGTTCGCACCACAGAGCACGCGCGATATCAGCATCGACGATTTCACGCGCATGTTCGCCCAGGGCGGCCTGTTCGACGATTTCTTCACCAAGAATCTCGCGCCCTTCGTCGATACGTCTTCGCAGCCGTGGCGCTACAAGACACTGCCCGGATCGACCGAACCGGTGCAAGGCCCGGATCTCGAACCGTTCCAGCATGCGCAGTCCATCCGGAACGTCTTCTTCGGCGATCAAGGCAAGCAGCTCGCGTGGAAAGCGGAGCTTCGCGTGCCCGAGCTCGATCCGACCATTCTCAGCCTTGCCATCGACATCGATGGCCAAAGCACGTTGTATCAGCACGGACCCGTCACCCCGCTCAAGATCAACTGGCCCGGCCCTCGCGGCGGCGTGCATGTCGAGATCACGGCAAATCCTCGAATTCGCGCGGATACGTCGACGATTGCGGTCGATGGGCCGTGGGCTCTGATGCGCCTGATGAGCAAAGGCCAGATCGTGCAAACCGCCACGGCGGGTCGCACGCGCGTCGTATTCGACTTCGACGGACGCAAGGCTGCGCTGGACATCGCCAACAGCGGCAGCGTCGCCAATCCCCTGACGAGCGACGTGCTCACGACGTTTCATTGTCCGAGCACGGTTGCCCTCTTCAACCTCGTCGACAGCGGCCCACCGCCGGGCTTGCCCGCCGCATCGACCGCGCCGCATGCGCCCGACGCCGTCCGATGA
- a CDS encoding benzoate/H(+) symporter BenE family transporter → MSVGDASRGGIGRSWLLYFSLALASMSFSATGPVAIIMAASREGGLTLAQTSSWLFASIGINGLASIAISWKMRQPLLFLWTIPGAILAAPVIAQYGFGAAVGTYLVCAVVLLVLGVTNLVALLDRWVPMPVVMAMIAGLFIKYVLAVVHSSVAAPLIGAGMLLTFFGLMWLERRNAAPLPPLIGAMLTGAAILFATGFQLPGHGGGVWTATPALVAPRFDIHAISQLLLPMLITVLFVQNAQGIAVTRASGYGTSLRMVTIYSGVLTAITAPFGGCPSVLAGPSNAILVSGGTHGRHYIGALIAGVICVAIGVFSTAYVFLLASLPGAYIAILAGLAMMGVLEKAFVAAFRSALPLSAMIVFVVTLSDVTLLGVGAAFWGVVAGCVVCYGIEKPHAGAARA, encoded by the coding sequence ATGTCTGTTGGCGACGCATCCAGGGGCGGCATCGGCCGCTCATGGCTTCTGTACTTCTCGCTTGCACTGGCGAGCATGAGCTTCTCGGCGACTGGCCCGGTCGCGATCATCATGGCCGCGTCGCGCGAAGGCGGCCTGACCCTGGCGCAGACCTCGTCGTGGCTCTTTGCGTCGATCGGCATCAACGGGCTCGCAAGCATCGCGATCAGCTGGAAGATGCGTCAGCCCTTGCTCTTTCTCTGGACCATTCCGGGCGCGATTCTCGCCGCGCCGGTGATCGCGCAATACGGCTTCGGCGCGGCGGTGGGCACCTATCTCGTCTGCGCCGTCGTGCTGCTCGTGCTCGGCGTGACGAACCTGGTCGCGCTGCTCGATCGATGGGTGCCGATGCCCGTCGTCATGGCGATGATCGCCGGACTCTTCATCAAATACGTGCTGGCTGTCGTGCATTCGAGCGTGGCCGCGCCGCTCATCGGCGCCGGCATGCTGTTGACGTTCTTCGGGCTGATGTGGCTCGAACGGCGCAACGCCGCGCCGCTTCCGCCGCTGATCGGCGCGATGCTGACGGGCGCGGCGATTCTGTTCGCCACCGGCTTTCAGTTGCCGGGTCATGGCGGCGGCGTCTGGACAGCTACGCCCGCGCTCGTCGCGCCGCGCTTCGATATCCACGCGATCTCGCAACTGCTGCTGCCGATGCTCATCACCGTGCTCTTCGTGCAGAACGCGCAAGGCATTGCGGTGACGCGTGCGTCGGGGTACGGCACGTCGTTGCGGATGGTGACGATCTACAGCGGCGTGCTGACCGCGATCACCGCGCCGTTCGGCGGTTGTCCTTCGGTGCTGGCGGGGCCGAGCAACGCCATTCTCGTGTCGGGCGGCACGCATGGGCGGCATTACATCGGCGCGTTGATCGCGGGCGTGATATGCGTCGCGATCGGCGTGTTCTCGACCGCGTATGTGTTTCTGCTGGCGAGTCTGCCTGGTGCGTATATCGCCATTCTCGCCGGGCTCGCGATGATGGGCGTGCTGGAGAAAGCCTTCGTCGCGGCGTTTCGGTCGGCGCTGCCGCTCAGCGCGATGATCGTGTTCGTGGTCACGTTGAGCGATGTGACTTTGCTCGGCGTGGGTGCGGCGTTCTGGGGCGTGGTCGCGGGGTGTGTTGTTTGTTATGGGATCGAGAAGCCTCATGCCGGCGCCGCCCGTGCGTAG
- a CDS encoding MFS transporter: MSSTPVQTDDVAIHGRSMSRNDIKTLMLASLGGALEYYDFIVAVFFTKLLATVFFPPQTPEWLAQLEVFCIFAAGYLVRPIGGIFFAHFGDRIGRKKMFALSLFLMAAPTLLIGLLPSYAMLGIVAPLLFLLCRVLQGLSVGGEVPGAWIFCSEHVRRDRVGLACGLLMSGLCTGILLGALSAKFLIGNMDPAELKTWGWRLPFIAGGVFGLISVYLRRYLQETPVFEALRAKREADARLPLAVVLKEHRGAIVVSLLATWVFSGIFVLYFLYTPTFLQSQFHFPAKDVFTNNSWSIFGLILGSTLAGWAADKIGGGRAYAIGSVAMLLVCGAFYMSLASGSQSVWTLYILGGFLIGTITLGPYIIVKSFPPEVRFTGFALSYNTAYAIFGGTAPAIASFLVGRQGITMAPAWYIGALCVLGVIIGLLWRAPVHADATAAH, from the coding sequence ATGAGTTCTACCCCTGTACAGACGGACGACGTCGCCATTCATGGGCGGTCGATGTCGCGCAACGATATCAAGACGCTCATGCTGGCGTCGCTCGGCGGTGCGCTGGAGTACTACGATTTCATCGTCGCGGTGTTCTTCACGAAGCTGCTCGCGACCGTGTTCTTCCCGCCGCAGACACCCGAGTGGCTCGCGCAACTCGAAGTGTTCTGCATCTTCGCGGCGGGCTATCTCGTGCGGCCGATCGGCGGCATTTTCTTCGCGCACTTCGGCGATCGCATCGGCCGCAAGAAGATGTTCGCGTTGAGCCTGTTCCTGATGGCCGCGCCGACCTTGCTCATCGGTTTGCTGCCGAGCTATGCGATGCTCGGTATCGTCGCGCCGCTGCTGTTTCTGTTGTGCCGCGTGCTGCAGGGGCTTTCCGTCGGCGGGGAAGTGCCGGGCGCGTGGATCTTCTGCTCGGAGCATGTGCGGCGCGATCGCGTCGGTCTCGCGTGCGGCCTGCTGATGTCAGGGCTGTGCACCGGCATCCTGCTCGGCGCGCTGTCGGCGAAGTTCCTCATCGGCAACATGGATCCGGCGGAACTGAAGACCTGGGGCTGGCGTCTGCCGTTCATCGCGGGCGGCGTGTTCGGTCTGATCTCGGTCTATCTGCGCCGCTATCTGCAGGAAACGCCGGTGTTCGAGGCGCTGCGCGCGAAGCGTGAAGCCGATGCGCGTCTGCCGCTCGCGGTGGTGCTGAAGGAACATCGCGGCGCGATAGTCGTCTCGCTGCTGGCGACGTGGGTGTTCTCCGGCATCTTCGTGCTGTATTTCCTCTATACGCCGACGTTCCTGCAATCGCAGTTCCATTTTCCGGCGAAGGACGTGTTCACCAACAATTCGTGGTCGATCTTCGGCCTGATTCTCGGCAGCACGCTCGCGGGATGGGCGGCGGACAAGATCGGCGGCGGCCGCGCGTATGCGATCGGCAGTGTCGCGATGCTGCTCGTGTGCGGTGCGTTCTACATGAGTCTGGCCTCGGGCAGCCAGTCGGTATGGACGCTCTATATCCTCGGCGGCTTCCTGATCGGGACCATCACGCTCGGGCCGTACATCATCGTGAAAAGCTTTCCGCCCGAAGTGCGCTTCACCGGCTTCGCGCTGTCGTACAACACCGCCTATGCGATCTTCGGCGGCACGGCGCCCGCCATCGCCTCGTTCCTGGTGGGCCGGCAGGGCATCACGATGGCGCCTGCGTGGTACATTGGCGCGCTTTGCGTGCTCGGCGTGATCATCGGCCTTCTCTGGCGTGCGCCCGTGCATGCCGACGCAACGGCCGCGCATTGA
- a CDS encoding MarR family winged helix-turn-helix transcriptional regulator, producing MWQRPGFLIRRLNQIHIALFFECCKDFAITPVQYGLLTTLSERPGLDQTSLCAEVGVDRTTMADVLRRLEERGLVKREPSPHDGRLKIANITAKGRRTMKDMYGSMREAQVRFLEPLSAEDRVHFVRMMMKLVEGNNQYGRTSLKHFD from the coding sequence TTGTGGCAGCGCCCGGGATTTCTGATCCGCCGGCTCAACCAGATTCACATCGCGCTGTTCTTCGAGTGCTGCAAGGACTTCGCCATCACGCCGGTGCAATACGGCTTGCTGACGACGCTGAGCGAGCGGCCCGGACTGGATCAGACATCGCTGTGCGCGGAAGTCGGCGTCGATCGCACGACGATGGCCGACGTGCTGCGCCGACTCGAGGAGCGCGGGCTCGTCAAGCGCGAGCCTAGTCCTCACGACGGGCGTCTCAAGATCGCGAACATCACCGCGAAAGGACGCCGCACGATGAAGGACATGTACGGCAGCATGCGCGAAGCGCAGGTGAGATTTCTGGAGCCGTTGAGTGCGGAAGATCGCGTTCATTTCGTGCGCATGATGATGAAGCTCGTCGAGGGCAACAACCAGTACGGCCGTACATCGCTCAAGCATTTCGACTGA
- a CDS encoding MFS transporter — translation MATSVSERSHRVVTRHEFTLIIASSFGALLEWYDFYIYAALAGTFSTLFFPSGNDTVAFLASLATFGAGFLVRPLGALFFGRLGDRIGRKYTFMATIVLMGVATIGVGLLPSFEQIGMIAPVLLVALRLLQGFALGGETGGAATYLAEHSPAERRGFFTSSLQTTATLGLLASIAAVSISRAAMDEAAFRSWGWRMPFLVSIVLLAISVYLRTKLAESPTFRDMKQTGRLSKSPIGESFGKWENLKYVLIMLFSTASGVGVVFGTGHFYSMYFLQNTLKVAPNTVNLFLAIALIAVFPFYLVFGWLSDRVGRKWIMMLACLLLAATTQPIFHALTHYANPQLEAFQKRAPVTIRADDCRFTLFSAPVTECDRIRSFLSASGVSYSRAPLRAGEAASTEIGPTVVHGSDKHELEKALIASGWSAHADPARIDAPMVVFLMWLLLLYLAMVYGPMAAFMVELFPARIRYTSLSLPFHLGSGWFGGMLPFVVSAMAVARGDVYFGLWYPIVIALVSFAVGTLFVPETYRRDITQ, via the coding sequence ATGGCCACGTCTGTTTCGGAGCGGTCGCACCGCGTAGTCACGCGTCACGAATTCACGCTGATCATCGCGTCCTCGTTCGGTGCGTTGCTCGAATGGTATGACTTCTATATCTACGCCGCGCTGGCGGGCACGTTCAGCACCTTGTTCTTTCCGAGCGGCAACGATACGGTCGCCTTCCTCGCGAGCCTCGCCACCTTCGGCGCGGGCTTTCTCGTGCGGCCGCTCGGCGCGCTGTTCTTCGGCAGGCTCGGCGACCGCATCGGCCGCAAGTACACGTTCATGGCGACGATCGTGCTGATGGGCGTCGCGACCATCGGTGTGGGCTTGTTGCCGTCGTTCGAGCAGATCGGCATGATCGCGCCGGTCTTGCTGGTCGCGCTGCGGCTGTTGCAGGGATTCGCGCTCGGCGGCGAAACGGGCGGCGCGGCGACCTATCTCGCGGAGCATTCGCCCGCGGAGCGTCGCGGCTTCTTCACGAGTTCACTGCAGACCACGGCGACGCTCGGCCTGCTCGCATCGATCGCGGCGGTGAGCATCAGCCGCGCCGCGATGGACGAAGCCGCGTTTCGGAGCTGGGGCTGGCGCATGCCGTTTCTCGTATCGATCGTGCTGCTCGCGATCTCGGTCTATCTGCGCACGAAGCTCGCCGAGTCGCCGACGTTTCGCGACATGAAGCAGACGGGCCGCCTGTCGAAATCGCCGATAGGGGAGAGCTTCGGCAAATGGGAGAACCTGAAGTACGTGCTGATCATGCTGTTCAGCACGGCATCCGGCGTCGGAGTCGTGTTCGGCACGGGTCACTTCTATTCGATGTACTTCCTGCAGAACACGTTGAAGGTCGCGCCAAACACGGTCAATCTCTTTCTCGCGATCGCATTGATCGCGGTGTTTCCGTTCTATCTCGTGTTCGGCTGGCTGTCGGATCGCGTCGGACGAAAATGGATCATGATGCTCGCGTGCCTGTTGCTCGCCGCAACCACGCAACCGATCTTCCATGCGCTCACGCACTATGCGAATCCACAGTTGGAAGCATTCCAGAAGCGCGCACCGGTGACGATTCGCGCAGACGATTGCCGCTTCACGCTGTTCTCCGCGCCGGTGACGGAGTGCGACCGCATACGTTCGTTTCTCAGTGCGTCGGGCGTTTCGTACAGTCGGGCGCCGTTGCGAGCGGGCGAAGCGGCATCGACGGAAATCGGCCCGACCGTGGTGCACGGCAGCGACAAACATGAACTGGAGAAGGCGTTGATCGCGTCCGGCTGGTCGGCGCACGCAGACCCCGCGAGAATCGACGCCCCGATGGTCGTCTTCCTGATGTGGCTACTGCTCTTGTATCTCGCGATGGTCTACGGACCGATGGCCGCGTTCATGGTCGAACTCTTTCCGGCGCGCATCCGCTATACGTCGCTATCGTTGCCGTTCCATCTCGGCTCGGGCTGGTTCGGCGGCATGCTGCCGTTCGTGGTGTCCGCGATGGCGGTCGCGCGCGGCGACGTCTATTTCGGGCTTTGGTATCCGATCGTCATCGCGCTCGTGTCGTTCGCGGTCGGTACGCTGTTCGTGCCCGAAACGTATCGCCGCGACATCACGCAGTAG
- a CDS encoding isochorismatase family protein translates to MSHDIETYKRQSFGSTLEPKAPVGLLIVDFVNGFANPEVFGGGNIAQAIAHTIPLLAHARAKRWPIAHSRIVFADDDADHNVFTMKVPGLLALKEDSHDSAIVPQLKPEQGELVVRKTVPSAFFGTSLAAWLTQHGVRTLVIAGAVTSGCVRSSVVDAMQYGFRPFVLSDCVGDRAIAPHDANLFDMAQKYAAVMTRDEALELLKDL, encoded by the coding sequence ATGTCCCACGATATCGAAACCTACAAACGCCAGAGCTTCGGCTCGACGCTGGAGCCGAAAGCGCCGGTCGGTCTTTTGATCGTCGACTTCGTGAACGGCTTCGCGAATCCCGAGGTGTTCGGCGGCGGCAATATTGCGCAGGCAATAGCGCATACGATTCCATTGCTGGCGCACGCGCGCGCGAAGCGCTGGCCGATCGCGCACAGCCGTATCGTCTTCGCCGATGACGACGCCGATCACAACGTCTTCACGATGAAAGTGCCCGGCCTGCTAGCGCTGAAGGAAGATTCGCACGACAGCGCCATCGTGCCGCAACTCAAGCCGGAGCAGGGCGAACTCGTGGTGCGCAAGACGGTGCCCTCGGCGTTCTTCGGCACATCGCTCGCGGCGTGGCTCACGCAACACGGCGTGCGCACGCTCGTGATCGCGGGCGCGGTGACGAGCGGCTGCGTGCGATCGTCCGTCGTCGACGCGATGCAGTACGGCTTCCGTCCGTTCGTGCTGTCGGACTGCGTGGGCGATCGCGCGATCGCGCCGCACGACGCGAATCTGTTCGACATGGCGCAGAAGTATGCGGCCGTGATGACGCGTGACGAAGCGCTCGAACTGCTCAAGGATCTTTGA